A stretch of the Aegilops tauschii subsp. strangulata cultivar AL8/78 chromosome 4, Aet v6.0, whole genome shotgun sequence genome encodes the following:
- the LOC141021766 gene encoding uncharacterized protein — MVQVSFKIGAYKDTLECDMVPISVCHFLLGRPWQFDCGVIHNGRTNHYIFKLKGKEDVLRPMSPSHVIADKQASTHHGDTSEREFADVFPDDLPPGLPPINGIEHRIDLIPGAPLPNNSPYRFNPNETKEIQRQVQQLIDNGHAPHSSP; from the exons ATGGTGCAAGTTTccttcaagatcggcgcctacaAGGACACCTTAGAGTGCGACATGGTTCCTATATCCGTGTGCCATTTTCTCTTGGGAAGACCTTGGCAATTCGACTGCGGCGTCATCCACAATGGAAGAACAAACCACTATATCTTCAAGTTGAAGGGCAAGGAGGACGTGCTACGACCAATGTCACCAAGCCATGTGATCGCCGATAAGCAAGCATCCACACATCATGGAGATACTAGCgagaga GAATTCGCGGATGTCTTCCCTGATGATCTACCTCCAGGTCTTCCTCCTATAAACGGCATCGAACACcggatcgacctcatccccggagcacctctTCCAAACAATTCTCCCTACCGCTTCAACCCCAACGAAACTAAGGAGATCCAACgacaagtacaacaactcatcgacaacggTCAT GCACCCCATTCctcgccttga